A single region of the Aptenodytes patagonicus chromosome 7, bAptPat1.pri.cur, whole genome shotgun sequence genome encodes:
- the RIC3 gene encoding protein RIC-3 isoform X2 produces the protein MASSTCCRVAMVSCLMLCVSLLLPRTFLSRGGGRQEPGAAPLAAPAPLEGKLGRFPPRMPYQATPDSRAAPHFPRTHLAEAVAKAKAGGGGGGGTGGTGRGLVGQIIPIYGFGIFLYILYILFKLASKGKTIAGGRKCPTAAPGNMKRKITDYELTQLQEKLRETEAAMEKLINRVGPNCDSTQNVTTDQEKRLLQQLREITRVMKEGKFIDGISPEKEAEEAPYMEDWEGYPEETYPVYDNSDCFKRKQDTILVDYPDLSQPSAEELAERMEGMEDEERLCNETLLTDLTMGRGRHGLMQKKHEVTGISEEERDLHHSQSIEECCCCYEDDDPAVIAENAGFYSESCSEAEEPTQEDLSVESENQNAALKKQKARDSDETSTMRKRNTKGLE, from the exons ATGGCGTCCTCGACATGCTGCAGGGTGGCCATGGTCTCCTGCCTGATGCTCTGCGTCTCCCTCCTCCTGCCGCGGACCTTCTTgtcgcggggcggcgggaggcaggAGCCCGGGGCTGCGCCGCTCGCAGCGCCCGCGCCGCTCGAGG GGAAGCTTGGTCGCTTTCCACCAAGGATGCCTTACCAGGCCACTCCAGACAGCCGAGCTGCCCCTCATTTTCCAAGGACTCACCTTGCTGAAGCAGTTGCCAAAGCCAAGGcaggtggaggtggtggtggaggcaCTGGTGGAACTGGGAGAGGTCTTGTGGGGCAGATTATCCCTATATATGGATTTGGCATCTTCTTATATATCCTGTACATTTTATTTAAG CTGGCTTCCAAGGGAAAAACTATTGCTGGAGGGCGGAAATGCCCTACTGCTGCACCTGGAAACATGAAGAGGAAAATCA ctgACTATGAGCTCACTCAACTCCAGGAAAAACTGCGAGAGACAGAAGCAGCTATGGAAAAATTAATCAACAGAGTAGGGCCTAATTGTGACAG CACTCAAAATGTTACAACAGACCAGGAAAAAAGGTTACTTCAGCAACTCCGAGAAATTACTAGagttatgaaagaaggaaaattcatAGATGGCATCTCTCCTGAGAAGGAAGCTGAAGAAGCTCCTTACATGGAGGATTGGGAAG GTTATCCAGAAGAGACCTATCCTGTCTATGATAATTCCGATTGCTTCAAGCGCAAACAGGACACAATCCTTGTAGATTATCCTGACCTGAGCCAGCCCTCTGCAGAAGAGCTGGCAGAAAGAATGGAGGGCATGGAAGATGAGGAGCGTCTGTGCAATGAAACCCTGCTTACTGATCTCACCATGGGAAGGGGCCGTCATGGTTTAATGCAGAAAAAGCACGAGGTAACTGGCATCAGTGAAGAGGAGAGGGACCTTCATCACAGCCAAAGCATTGAGGAGTGCTGTTGTTGTTACGAGGATGATGATCCTGCTGTCATAGCGGAGAACGCTGGATTCTACTCTGAGAGCTGCAGCGAAGCAGAAGAGCCAACCCAAGAGGACCTGTCTGTGGAGtcagaaaatcaaaatgcagcactgaaaaagcaaaaagcccGTGATTCAGATGAAACAAGCACAATGAGAAAGCGCAACACAAAAGGACTTGAGTAA
- the RIC3 gene encoding protein RIC-3 isoform X1 produces MASSTCCRVAMVSCLMLCVSLLLPRTFLSRGGGRQEPGAAPLAAPAPLEGKLGRFPPRMPYQATPDSRAAPHFPRTHLAEAVAKAKAGGGGGGGTGGTGRGLVGQIIPIYGFGIFLYILYILFKLASKGKTIAGGRKCPTAAPGNMKRKITDYELTQLQEKLRETEAAMEKLINRVGPNCDSSTQNVTTDQEKRLLQQLREITRVMKEGKFIDGISPEKEAEEAPYMEDWEGYPEETYPVYDNSDCFKRKQDTILVDYPDLSQPSAEELAERMEGMEDEERLCNETLLTDLTMGRGRHGLMQKKHEVTGISEEERDLHHSQSIEECCCCYEDDDPAVIAENAGFYSESCSEAEEPTQEDLSVESENQNAALKKQKARDSDETSTMRKRNTKGLE; encoded by the exons ATGGCGTCCTCGACATGCTGCAGGGTGGCCATGGTCTCCTGCCTGATGCTCTGCGTCTCCCTCCTCCTGCCGCGGACCTTCTTgtcgcggggcggcgggaggcaggAGCCCGGGGCTGCGCCGCTCGCAGCGCCCGCGCCGCTCGAGG GGAAGCTTGGTCGCTTTCCACCAAGGATGCCTTACCAGGCCACTCCAGACAGCCGAGCTGCCCCTCATTTTCCAAGGACTCACCTTGCTGAAGCAGTTGCCAAAGCCAAGGcaggtggaggtggtggtggaggcaCTGGTGGAACTGGGAGAGGTCTTGTGGGGCAGATTATCCCTATATATGGATTTGGCATCTTCTTATATATCCTGTACATTTTATTTAAG CTGGCTTCCAAGGGAAAAACTATTGCTGGAGGGCGGAAATGCCCTACTGCTGCACCTGGAAACATGAAGAGGAAAATCA ctgACTATGAGCTCACTCAACTCCAGGAAAAACTGCGAGAGACAGAAGCAGCTATGGAAAAATTAATCAACAGAGTAGGGCCTAATTGTGACAG CAGCACTCAAAATGTTACAACAGACCAGGAAAAAAGGTTACTTCAGCAACTCCGAGAAATTACTAGagttatgaaagaaggaaaattcatAGATGGCATCTCTCCTGAGAAGGAAGCTGAAGAAGCTCCTTACATGGAGGATTGGGAAG GTTATCCAGAAGAGACCTATCCTGTCTATGATAATTCCGATTGCTTCAAGCGCAAACAGGACACAATCCTTGTAGATTATCCTGACCTGAGCCAGCCCTCTGCAGAAGAGCTGGCAGAAAGAATGGAGGGCATGGAAGATGAGGAGCGTCTGTGCAATGAAACCCTGCTTACTGATCTCACCATGGGAAGGGGCCGTCATGGTTTAATGCAGAAAAAGCACGAGGTAACTGGCATCAGTGAAGAGGAGAGGGACCTTCATCACAGCCAAAGCATTGAGGAGTGCTGTTGTTGTTACGAGGATGATGATCCTGCTGTCATAGCGGAGAACGCTGGATTCTACTCTGAGAGCTGCAGCGAAGCAGAAGAGCCAACCCAAGAGGACCTGTCTGTGGAGtcagaaaatcaaaatgcagcactgaaaaagcaaaaagcccGTGATTCAGATGAAACAAGCACAATGAGAAAGCGCAACACAAAAGGACTTGAGTAA